The DNA window CATAACGCAGCGACTGCTGTCCGCTGGAGCGGGAAGCAACCCACCCGCCAACGGTAGACAGTTCAAACGATTGAGGGAAATGGCCCAAGGTGTACCCATGTGCACGAAGTTGCGATTCAACCAATGGACCGGGAGTTCCTGCTCCGAATGTGGCCAACTGGCTCTCACGGTCAAGGTCAATCAGACGATTCATATTGGCGAGGCTGACCGTAAGTACAGGTTTGCCCTGATCAACCGGGTTGATGTGTCCGGCCACGCTGGTGCCGCCGCCGTATGGAATCAGGTGAACGTCGTTCTCTTGAACGTACTTGAGAAGTTTCTGCACATCCGAGTTGGTGTTGGGGAGACTGACTCCATCTGGAAACAGGCCAACTTCACCGCTGCGCATTGCCAGCCAATCTGGGAGGCTCTGACCGCGGGCGTGGCGCACACGGGTTTCGGCGCTGGTATCGATCAGGTCGCGCAAGCCGTCAAAAGAAGGTAGGCGGGATTCCGGAACTTTGGCGCACACCTCTTCCAGCGTGCAATCACTCAGCGCGCTGGCTTGCCCGATGCGTTCAGCCAGAAAGTCTTGGCCGCCCTCTGGGATATCCAGGTTAAATTTGTCATCACCCCAACCGTTCCAGCGTCGCATCTATGCCTACTCCATTATTTGTAAGTTAGCGGCATTTTATAGAGTGATGACGAAATGTGTGTGTCGGTGTGCGACAACCTGACTGTCATTTTGCGACAGTTGTCGTAAAAACGGATCTTAGGGTGTGAGGGCGCTATTCAATCGTTCGTTGAGGTCTTGCCAGCGCTCCAGCTTTTTGGCATCACCAATCCGGGACCGGGCCCCGGATTCTTTGTTGAGCCAGAGGCCGTCACCATTGAAGCTGTAAACGGGCTCTAAATCAGTGCGTTGAGTCGCTGGCTTAATGTCATTTATAAGATTGTCGAGCACCAGGGGATCGGAGCTCGGGGTTTCGTACCAAGCAAGTACCATGTGGGCTTGATTTAATTCTAAGGCCTTAACGTACACAATTCGCAGCTGCTCATCAGGAATGCCCATGACGCGTAAAGTCAGGTACTTGGCAATCGAAAAATCTTCGCAGTCACCGCCATTCGTCGTTAGAAGCTCTATGGGGGTTGCCCAGTAGTCTTCTTCACCCCAATGCCGAATGTCGCTGATGAATCGAACCCGATTGAAGAACGAGTTCACCAGTTTAAGTTGACGATCCACGGGAGCATTGGAGGCAAGGGCGTGCAAGCGTTGCCAGTTTTCCAGACGCTGGTGAGCTTCTTGTCCGAAGTCACTGAGCACGTAATTCATCAGCTGGTTGCTGAGTTCCAGCGCGCTCGCAAAGGTAACTGCTAGCAGCAAAGGCAGGATGAAGGAACGGCGGGAGCGGGAAAGGGCGGCCGTTGCCATAATGAGCCTCAGTTATTA is part of the Marinobacter sp. JH2 genome and encodes:
- a CDS encoding transglutaminase-like cysteine peptidase, with protein sequence MATAALSRSRRSFILPLLLAVTFASALELSNQLMNYVLSDFGQEAHQRLENWQRLHALASNAPVDRQLKLVNSFFNRVRFISDIRHWGEEDYWATPIELLTTNGGDCEDFSIAKYLTLRVMGIPDEQLRIVYVKALELNQAHMVLAWYETPSSDPLVLDNLINDIKPATQRTDLEPVYSFNGDGLWLNKESGARSRIGDAKKLERWQDLNERLNSALTP